In a genomic window of Streptomyces noursei ATCC 11455:
- a CDS encoding site-2 protease family protein, whose translation MNGSVRIGHVVGVPLRMHWSVPLLVVLFAYGLGRQTLPAITPGRSAVVYALAGVVGAALLTGSLLLHETAHAAIARRKQISVEDVTLWALGGITRMGRPQTAAAAFAVAVSGPLTSLLIGGVALGAGFGLSQLSLWEVPAVVLVWLGWANVILGVFNLLPAVPLDGGRVVQALLWWRTGDRDRADLVASRGGQVMGALLVAVGWVSVLRGMPSGLWLAFIGLFVMVVAGSERRRATLQSALHGIRVVDAMSSPVETGADWLTVQRFIEEVAVHTGHSAVPLLDFEGRPSGMAQLRRLAAIPVAQRAELRVRDVATPLSHCAVAAPDELLTEALEKLSLRAGLPILVVDAGHLVGIVTAKDVSRLMQRHTLSGRAGAG comes from the coding sequence ATGAACGGCTCGGTCAGGATCGGACACGTCGTCGGGGTGCCGCTGCGCATGCACTGGAGCGTGCCGCTGCTGGTGGTGCTGTTCGCGTACGGCCTGGGGCGGCAGACGCTGCCGGCGATCACTCCGGGGCGGTCCGCCGTCGTCTACGCCCTGGCCGGGGTGGTCGGAGCGGCGTTGCTCACCGGGAGCCTGCTGCTCCACGAGACGGCGCACGCCGCGATCGCGCGGCGGAAACAGATATCCGTCGAGGACGTCACCTTGTGGGCGCTGGGCGGGATCACGCGGATGGGCCGGCCGCAGACCGCGGCCGCGGCCTTCGCGGTGGCCGTCAGCGGTCCCCTCACCAGTCTGCTCATCGGCGGTGTCGCGCTGGGGGCCGGCTTCGGGCTGAGCCAGCTGTCGCTGTGGGAGGTGCCCGCGGTCGTCCTGGTGTGGCTGGGCTGGGCCAATGTGATCCTGGGCGTGTTCAATCTGCTGCCGGCGGTACCCCTGGACGGAGGCCGGGTGGTGCAGGCGCTCCTGTGGTGGCGCACCGGGGACCGGGACCGCGCGGATCTGGTGGCGTCCCGGGGCGGGCAGGTGATGGGCGCGCTGCTGGTGGCGGTCGGCTGGGTCTCCGTTCTGCGCGGGATGCCGAGCGGGCTGTGGCTGGCGTTCATCGGGCTGTTCGTGATGGTCGTCGCCGGGTCGGAGCGGCGACGGGCGACCCTGCAGTCCGCGCTGCACGGGATACGGGTGGTCGATGCCATGTCCAGCCCCGTGGAGACCGGGGCGGACTGGTTGACCGTCCAGCGCTTCATCGAGGAGGTGGCGGTGCACACCGGGCACTCCGCCGTCCCGCTGCTGGATTTCGAGGGCCGGCCGAGCGGGATGGCGCAGCTGCGCAGGCTCGCCGCGATACCGGTCGCCCAGCGCGCGGAACTCCGGGTGCGGGACGTGGCGACGCCGCTGTCCCACTGCGCGGTGGCCGCGCCGGACGAGCTGCTGACCGAGGCACTGGAGAAGCTGTCGCTGCGGGCCGGGCTGCCGATCCTGGTCGTGGACGCGGGGCATCTGGTGGGGATCGTCACCGCCAAGGACGTCTCACGGCTGATGCAGCGGCACACGCTCAGCGGCCGGGCGGGGGCCGGATGA
- a CDS encoding SRPBCC family protein, with product MSTLEEHIDIGAPLETAWDCLHRAEIYPRFLKGVRDARSEGERRAHLDVDAGGRAQEFEVEIVDREMENVMTWQTTSGPDLAGTFSLLPIDREHTRLQARFEYDPGTIKETFGGPQGFAQAVAIERGVRSDLQQFKELVEAQGKAK from the coding sequence ATGAGCACTCTCGAAGAACACATCGACATCGGCGCTCCCCTCGAAACCGCCTGGGATTGCCTTCATCGTGCGGAGATCTATCCCCGGTTCCTGAAGGGCGTCCGGGATGCCCGGTCAGAGGGTGAGCGGCGGGCGCACCTGGACGTCGACGCGGGTGGCCGGGCGCAGGAGTTCGAGGTCGAGATCGTCGACCGGGAGATGGAGAACGTGATGACGTGGCAGACCACGAGCGGCCCCGATCTGGCGGGGACGTTCTCGCTGCTGCCCATCGACCGGGAGCACACCCGGCTCCAGGCCCGGTTCGAGTACGACCCGGGCACGATCAAGGAGACCTTCGGCGGGCCGCAGGGGTTCGCACAGGCGGTCGCGATCGAGCGGGGCGTGCGCAGCGACCTCCAGCAGTTCAAGGAACTGGTGGAAGCGCAGGGCAAGGCCAAGTGA
- a CDS encoding PP2C family protein-serine/threonine phosphatase → MRSSGHGHAAQRLSGLVDNNGFEAPRVPAWMRWLPALYVLAVLLVEFVTPTQWAVSSLLIAVPVLAAFTHGPVGVAGVTVFAVGLEGVLAGTPCCTGHNPHQLWGNHYVATYISTIVVGIMGVALAWYRQRQQRHLVRVNSVAEALMRTLLRPVPHRVGKVLAAGLYRSGEVGTMVGGDLYDIRATQAGERAIIGDVRGKGLQAVRTVADILGSFREAVYDPGDLLAVASRMERRLAREAAEIPDDELFVTAALIEYDARAHRVTIINHGHIEPVLISGGEVIPLTGPPALPLGLGGLAADPPVSYTHRFAHGDVLLLCTDGLIEARDQTGAFYPLLERLGQRFGGRSAPGPADVIDFLNVDLPRHTRILHDDVAILAIAPCGQEPA, encoded by the coding sequence ATGAGGTCGTCGGGCCACGGCCATGCGGCCCAGCGGCTCTCCGGGCTGGTGGACAACAACGGCTTCGAGGCGCCGCGGGTCCCCGCCTGGATGCGCTGGCTGCCCGCGCTCTATGTCCTGGCCGTGCTGCTGGTGGAGTTCGTGACGCCCACTCAGTGGGCGGTGAGCTCCCTGCTGATCGCCGTGCCGGTGCTCGCCGCCTTCACCCACGGCCCGGTCGGCGTCGCCGGTGTCACGGTCTTCGCCGTCGGCCTGGAGGGCGTGCTCGCGGGAACCCCGTGCTGCACGGGCCACAATCCACATCAGTTATGGGGGAACCACTATGTCGCGACGTATATCTCCACCATCGTCGTAGGGATCATGGGCGTGGCGCTGGCCTGGTACCGGCAGCGTCAGCAGCGGCACCTGGTGCGCGTCAACTCGGTGGCCGAGGCCCTGATGCGGACCCTGCTGCGGCCGGTGCCGCACCGGGTGGGCAAGGTGCTGGCGGCGGGGCTCTACCGCTCGGGCGAGGTCGGCACCATGGTCGGCGGGGATCTCTACGACATCCGTGCCACGCAGGCCGGCGAGCGGGCCATCATCGGTGACGTCCGGGGGAAGGGGCTGCAGGCGGTCCGTACCGTCGCGGACATCCTCGGCAGCTTCCGCGAGGCGGTCTACGACCCCGGCGACCTGCTGGCGGTCGCCTCCCGGATGGAGCGGCGGCTGGCCCGCGAGGCGGCGGAGATCCCCGACGACGAGTTGTTCGTGACCGCGGCCCTGATCGAGTACGACGCCCGGGCCCACCGCGTGACGATCATCAATCACGGCCACATCGAACCGGTGCTGATCTCCGGAGGGGAGGTGATCCCGCTCACCGGTCCGCCCGCTCTTCCGCTGGGGCTGGGCGGGCTGGCCGCCGACCCGCCCGTCTCCTACACACACCGTTTCGCCCACGGTGACGTGCTGCTGCTCTGCACGGACGGTCTGATCGAGGCCCGCGATCAGACCGGCGCGTTCTATCCGCTGTTGGAACGGCTCGGGCAGCGGTTCGGGGGCCGGTCCGCTCCCGGCCCGGCCGATGTCATCGATTTCCTCAACGTCGACCTGCCCCGCCACACCCGCATCCTCCACGACGACGTGGCGATCCTCGCGATCGCACCGTGCGGGCAGGAACCCGCCTAG
- a CDS encoding RraA family protein, which yields MLKTFAELSTPLVADACVRLGVPLRAAPPGIGTVVPGQRVAGRALPARHYGSVDVFLEAFTDVRPGDVLVIDNAGRQDEACVGDLLTLEAQAAGVAGVVIWGLHRDTPELAEIGLPVFSYGRCAPGPVRLAEREPDALTSARFGPHLVTADDLVLGDDDGVLFVPAARAADVLDTARAIRETEREQARRIRAGETLRRQTDFDDYLARRAADPEYTFRRHLRRVGGAVEE from the coding sequence ATGCTCAAGACCTTCGCCGAGCTGTCCACACCCCTGGTGGCCGACGCCTGCGTCCGGCTCGGCGTACCGCTGCGCGCCGCCCCGCCCGGCATCGGCACGGTGGTTCCCGGCCAGCGGGTCGCCGGACGCGCACTTCCCGCCCGTCATTACGGGAGCGTCGACGTCTTCCTGGAGGCGTTCACCGACGTCCGGCCCGGCGACGTGCTGGTCATCGACAACGCCGGCCGCCAGGACGAGGCGTGCGTCGGCGACCTGCTGACCCTTGAGGCGCAGGCCGCGGGAGTGGCCGGCGTGGTCATCTGGGGACTGCACCGGGACACCCCGGAGCTGGCCGAGATCGGCCTCCCGGTGTTCAGCTACGGCCGCTGTGCGCCGGGCCCGGTCCGGCTCGCCGAGCGGGAGCCCGACGCCCTGACAAGCGCTCGCTTCGGGCCCCATCTGGTCACCGCCGACGACCTCGTCCTCGGTGACGACGACGGGGTGCTGTTCGTCCCCGCGGCCCGGGCCGCGGACGTACTGGACACCGCACGCGCCATCCGGGAGACGGAGCGCGAGCAGGCCCGCAGGATCCGCGCCGGCGAGACCCTGCGCCGGCAGACCGACTTCGACGACTACCTCGCGCGCCGTGCCGCCGATCCGGAGTACACGTTCCGCCGGCACCTCCGCCGTGTCGGTGGAGCCGTGGAGGAATAG
- a CDS encoding TetR/AcrR family transcriptional regulator has product MERAERGERILQAAEELLLAWGYRRVTIDEIARRAKVGKGTVYLHWKTKDSLLLAVVLQAKMRSLQQQLGRMRADARAVLPSRMMRGYYQDFLEEPVLRALYTDDVDILGRLNDAAKKEFAEIIAFNDEVLVRYLEVLRAHGLLRTDLDLRHQQYMLLATTGGFFMAEAMLYDRAPDAPEVRGELLATTIRSTLEIPPEAFRTPDAGAAAAADADAPRCATADEAMAAAAREIIPLYEQVVERSVQEMRRQLRD; this is encoded by the coding sequence GTGGAACGGGCCGAACGCGGCGAACGGATCCTGCAGGCCGCCGAAGAGCTCCTGCTCGCGTGGGGCTACCGGCGCGTGACGATCGACGAGATCGCCCGCCGCGCCAAGGTCGGCAAGGGGACCGTCTACCTGCACTGGAAGACCAAGGACTCCCTTCTGCTGGCCGTCGTCCTGCAAGCCAAAATGCGCAGCCTGCAGCAGCAGTTGGGACGGATGCGGGCCGATGCCCGGGCAGTCCTGCCGAGCCGGATGATGCGCGGCTACTACCAGGATTTCCTGGAGGAGCCGGTGCTGCGCGCCCTGTACACCGACGACGTCGACATCCTCGGTCGGCTCAACGACGCCGCCAAGAAGGAATTCGCCGAGATCATCGCGTTCAACGACGAGGTCCTGGTGCGCTACCTCGAAGTGCTGCGGGCGCACGGACTGCTGCGCACCGACCTCGACCTGCGGCACCAGCAATACATGCTGCTCGCCACGACCGGCGGGTTCTTCATGGCCGAGGCGATGCTGTACGACCGCGCGCCGGACGCTCCGGAGGTGCGCGGCGAGCTCCTCGCCACGACCATCCGCAGCACGTTGGAAATTCCACCGGAGGCATTCCGCACACCGGATGCCGGGGCCGCGGCCGCGGCCGATGCGGACGCCCCCCGGTGCGCGACCGCGGACGAGGCGATGGCCGCCGCCGCGCGCGAGATCATCCCGCTGTACGAGCAGGTGGTGGAGCGCAGCGTCCAGGAGATGCGTCGGCAATTGCGCGACTGA
- a CDS encoding cytochrome P450 family protein produces the protein MTELAESPFNQNIGKHPGEPNVMEPALLADPFTGYGELREQGPVVRGRFVEDTPVWFITRFEEAREALRDQRFANDPKFAGNGNGESPTSRTLEMMGLPEHYREYLAGSILTMDAPDHTRLRRLVSRAFTARKITDLRPRVEEIADTLLRRLPDHAENGVVDLIQHFAYPLPITVICELVGIPEADRSQWRTWSSQLISVQPESLREAFPAMIDYIHELIRERRAALTDDLLSELIRVHDDDGSRLSDIEMVTMVLTLVIAGHETTAHLITNGTAALLTHPDQLHLLKSDPELLPRAVHELMRWCGPVQMTRLRYAVEDVELAGVRIAKGEAVLPLLVAANHDPRHYADPARLDVTRQPAGRAENHVGFGHGMHYCLGASLARQEGEVAFGKLLAHYPDLTLAVEPDALQRIPLPGNWRLAALPLRLN, from the coding sequence ATGACGGAATTGGCGGAATCCCCCTTCAACCAGAACATCGGCAAACACCCCGGCGAGCCGAACGTGATGGAACCGGCCCTGCTCGCCGACCCGTTCACCGGATACGGCGAACTGCGCGAACAGGGGCCGGTCGTCCGCGGCCGGTTCGTGGAAGACACACCGGTGTGGTTCATCACCCGCTTCGAGGAGGCCCGCGAAGCGCTGCGCGACCAGCGTTTCGCCAACGACCCGAAGTTCGCCGGAAACGGGAACGGGGAATCGCCCACCAGCCGTACGCTGGAGATGATGGGCCTGCCCGAGCACTACCGGGAGTATTTGGCCGGTTCCATCCTCACCATGGACGCCCCCGACCACACCCGGCTCCGGCGGCTCGTCTCCCGGGCGTTCACCGCCCGCAAGATCACCGATCTGCGGCCCCGGGTGGAGGAAATAGCCGATACCTTGCTGCGTCGGCTCCCCGACCACGCGGAGAACGGCGTCGTCGACCTCATCCAGCACTTCGCCTATCCGCTGCCCATCACGGTCATCTGCGAACTGGTGGGAATTCCGGAGGCGGACCGATCGCAGTGGCGCACATGGAGTTCCCAACTCATCTCCGTGCAGCCGGAATCGCTGCGCGAGGCGTTCCCGGCGATGATCGACTACATTCACGAGCTGATCCGGGAACGGCGCGCGGCGCTCACCGACGATCTGCTGAGCGAACTGATCCGGGTGCATGACGACGACGGCAGCAGGCTCAGCGACATCGAGATGGTCACGATGGTCCTGACCCTCGTCATCGCCGGTCACGAGACCACCGCCCACCTCATCACCAACGGCACGGCCGCGCTGCTCACCCACCCCGATCAACTGCACCTGCTGAAGTCCGATCCGGAGCTGCTCCCCCGCGCCGTGCACGAGCTGATGCGGTGGTGCGGTCCGGTGCAGATGACGCGACTGCGGTACGCCGTCGAGGACGTCGAGCTGGCCGGGGTACGGATCGCGAAGGGCGAGGCCGTGCTGCCCCTGCTGGTCGCGGCGAACCACGACCCCCGCCACTACGCCGACCCGGCCCGGCTCGACGTCACCCGCCAACCGGCGGGCCGGGCCGAGAACCACGTCGGCTTCGGCCACGGCATGCACTACTGCCTGGGGGCCAGCCTGGCTCGCCAGGAGGGCGAAGTCGCCTTCGGTAAGCTGCTCGCGCACTACCCGGACCTGACGCTGGCGGTGGAGCCGGACGCCCTCCAGCGGATCCCGCTGCCGGGCAACTGGCGGCTGGCCGCGCTGCCGCTCCGGCTGAACTGA
- a CDS encoding CHAT domain-containing protein — protein sequence MLLAVRQAVAVVRDTGDLTPLRALERQGVVTRLVISMDDARCPDLAALHAVGMARWLQYVAGPEGAHQAEWEASLEPLSCVHARERDAVPPEAAAVLDAVRSGRRLSGPRVPREVRRRVLAGLRQREELSEDFLTAIRGLDPRGGRPERDAAALRPFLELAPRHHAVRVRALRLLSVTLQMSYRATGDARTLAEAVRLGRELLLLIPAGGACWADAVAQHARVVGDHYRHTGDRRDIDEAVDCGREALRHTPPDSERLAPRLDDFGMHLALRYDVSGAPSDLNAAIDASRGAVRAVPGGTPDAVSHRARLAGLLVKRHRVSGDGAALDEAVQLVRGEPQPLPAPGRDGVCVAHAEVLHAQYRRTGLVDVLDDAIELYRQAADERRARRGNPADLALALRHLGNALYDLCADSPEGDLPGHGAPRPPEPPALREAIAAHREAVEVSAADDPQRPGHLDNLARSLRERARREGRPDALDEAICLLREAIETAHPDRVFRSGMLSHLSGALLERQRHTEGDEPEPKLLREAYVFAEATARNAAGPPGELIRLHRALAELATATGRRQEAAAAYARAVALLPQTVPHPLHGSEPESQQARHGQGLAADAAAAVLRAGGPDAPARALELLEQGRGILLTRALGLHGEEEALRDAAPQLADRLAKLRTALTTAPAAAHAEPGDLRRQLAEQWDALVAEARRLPGLADFLKPPRLAALRPAAAGGPVVTVNTSPLRCDALILTSGGVTVVPLPALSHTEAEARAAGFAEALRAAEAPGTPPVDRRTAQAQLRETLEWLWGTIAAPVLTHLSLLTARDGTATTAPADPPRIWLSATGPLALLPLHAAGHHDDPGGARSLLDRAVPSYTPTVAALAAAVRTAARRSRRPRRCVPLVVALPRTPGFAPLDGALTEARAAADRYGPDTVLFTGADARRARVLTALPTSTHVHFACHAVADPTSPYGSHLILQDQPLTVAEISRLRLAHGEFCYLSACATARSGRPPDEAVQLGGAFHLAGFSQVVATLWPVEEPTAAEAARLFHSSSRTTPAHALHETVRTLRANAPLLPSRWAGQVHIGP from the coding sequence TTGCTCCTCGCGGTACGGCAGGCCGTGGCCGTCGTCCGCGACACCGGCGACCTCACCCCGCTGCGGGCGCTGGAGCGCCAGGGGGTGGTCACCCGGTTGGTGATCAGCATGGACGACGCCCGGTGCCCGGACCTCGCGGCACTGCACGCCGTCGGCATGGCCCGCTGGCTGCAGTACGTCGCCGGCCCCGAGGGCGCTCACCAGGCCGAATGGGAGGCGTCCTTGGAACCGCTGTCCTGCGTCCACGCCAGGGAGCGGGACGCGGTGCCGCCGGAGGCCGCCGCGGTGCTGGACGCGGTGCGGTCCGGGCGCCGTCTGAGTGGCCCCCGGGTCCCCCGGGAGGTGCGCCGACGGGTGCTCGCCGGGCTGCGACAGCGCGAGGAGCTCTCCGAGGACTTCCTCACCGCGATCCGCGGGCTGGATCCACGCGGCGGCCGACCGGAACGGGACGCGGCGGCCCTCCGGCCCTTCCTGGAGCTGGCGCCCCGCCACCATGCCGTCCGTGTAAGGGCGTTGCGCCTGCTGTCGGTCACCCTCCAGATGAGCTACCGCGCCACCGGTGACGCCCGCACCCTGGCCGAAGCGGTCCGCCTCGGCCGGGAGTTGCTGTTGCTCATCCCGGCCGGCGGGGCGTGTTGGGCCGATGCGGTCGCCCAGCATGCCCGCGTGGTCGGCGACCACTACCGGCACACCGGCGACCGTCGCGACATCGACGAGGCGGTCGACTGCGGCCGGGAAGCACTGAGGCACACTCCGCCGGACAGCGAGCGGCTGGCGCCCCGGCTCGACGACTTCGGCATGCACCTGGCGTTGCGCTACGACGTCAGCGGCGCCCCGTCGGACCTCAACGCGGCGATCGACGCCAGCCGCGGCGCGGTACGAGCCGTGCCCGGTGGGACACCGGACGCCGTGTCCCACCGGGCACGGTTGGCCGGCCTGTTGGTGAAGCGCCACCGGGTCAGCGGGGACGGTGCCGCGCTGGACGAGGCGGTGCAACTGGTCCGCGGCGAACCGCAACCGCTGCCGGCACCGGGACGGGACGGGGTGTGCGTCGCGCACGCGGAGGTGCTGCACGCCCAGTACCGGCGCACGGGGCTGGTGGACGTGCTGGACGACGCCATCGAGCTGTACCGGCAGGCGGCGGACGAGCGACGGGCCCGCCGAGGCAACCCCGCCGACCTCGCGCTCGCCCTCCGCCACTTGGGCAACGCGCTCTACGACCTGTGCGCCGACTCCCCCGAAGGGGACCTCCCCGGTCACGGCGCGCCGCGGCCCCCGGAACCGCCCGCGCTGCGCGAGGCGATCGCGGCCCACCGCGAAGCCGTCGAGGTCAGCGCGGCCGACGACCCGCAACGGCCCGGCCACCTCGACAACCTCGCCCGCAGCCTGCGCGAACGGGCCCGCCGGGAAGGGCGCCCGGACGCCCTCGACGAGGCGATCTGCCTGCTGCGCGAGGCCATCGAGACCGCCCACCCCGACCGTGTCTTCCGCTCGGGCATGCTCTCCCATCTCTCCGGGGCCCTGTTGGAACGCCAACGGCACACCGAGGGCGACGAGCCGGAACCCAAGCTCCTCCGGGAGGCGTACGTCTTCGCCGAGGCAACCGCCCGGAACGCCGCCGGCCCGCCCGGCGAGCTGATCCGCCTGCACCGTGCGCTGGCGGAGCTGGCGACCGCCACCGGCCGCCGCCAGGAGGCCGCCGCGGCCTATGCACGCGCCGTCGCCCTGCTGCCGCAAACGGTGCCCCACCCACTGCACGGCAGCGAACCGGAGTCCCAACAGGCCCGGCACGGCCAGGGCCTGGCGGCCGACGCCGCGGCCGCGGTCCTCCGGGCGGGCGGCCCCGACGCCCCCGCGCGAGCCCTGGAACTCCTCGAACAGGGCCGCGGCATCCTGCTGACCCGGGCACTCGGACTCCACGGCGAGGAGGAAGCCCTCCGGGACGCCGCACCGCAGCTGGCCGACCGGCTGGCGAAGCTGCGCACCGCCCTCACCACCGCCCCGGCAGCGGCCCACGCCGAGCCGGGCGACCTCCGCCGTCAACTGGCCGAGCAGTGGGACGCGTTGGTCGCCGAGGCCCGCCGTCTTCCGGGCCTGGCGGACTTCCTCAAGCCGCCGCGGCTGGCCGCGCTGCGCCCGGCGGCCGCCGGTGGCCCGGTGGTGACGGTCAACACCAGCCCGTTGCGCTGCGACGCGCTGATCCTCACCAGCGGAGGAGTGACCGTCGTACCGCTGCCCGCGCTCTCGCACACCGAGGCGGAGGCCCGCGCCGCAGGCTTCGCAGAGGCGCTGCGCGCGGCCGAGGCCCCCGGCACCCCGCCCGTCGACCGCCGCACGGCCCAGGCGCAGCTTCGCGAAACCCTGGAGTGGCTCTGGGGCACCATCGCGGCGCCCGTCCTCACCCACCTCTCCCTCCTCACCGCCCGCGACGGCACCGCCACCACGGCCCCCGCCGACCCGCCCCGCATCTGGCTGTCCGCCACCGGCCCCCTGGCCCTGCTCCCACTGCACGCCGCCGGCCACCACGACGATCCGGGCGGCGCACGCTCCCTGTTGGACCGGGCGGTGCCCTCCTACACCCCGACCGTCGCCGCCCTCGCCGCGGCCGTCCGGACGGCCGCCCGCCGGAGCCGGCGCCCCCGGCGCTGCGTGCCCCTGGTCGTGGCACTGCCCCGCACCCCCGGTTTCGCGCCCCTGGACGGCGCCCTCACCGAGGCCCGCGCCGCCGCCGACCGCTACGGGCCCGACACCGTCCTGTTCACCGGTGCGGATGCTCGCCGTGCCCGAGTGCTGACGGCCCTGCCCACCAGCACCCACGTCCACTTCGCCTGCCACGCGGTCGCCGATCCGACCAGCCCCTACGGCAGCCATCTGATCCTCCAGGACCAGCCGCTGACCGTCGCCGAGATCTCCCGACTCCGTCTCGCCCACGGGGAGTTCTGCTATCTCTCGGCGTGTGCCACCGCTCGGTCCGGCCGTCCCCCCGACGAGGCCGTTCAGCTCGGCGGCGCCTTCCACCTCGCCGGCTTCAGCCAGGTCGTCGCGACCCTCTGGCCCGTCGAGGAGCCCACCGCCGCCGAGGCCGCCCGCCTCTTCCACTCCAGTTCCCGCACCACCCCCGCCCACGCCCTCCACGAGACCGTACGTACCCTCCGCGCCAACGCACCCCTACTGCCGAGCCGTTGGGCGGGCCAAGTCCACATCGGGCCGTAA
- a CDS encoding MerR family transcriptional regulator translates to MRIGELARLTGVTTRALRYYEEQGLLRPERSTNGYRSYGESAVRVVANIRLLLAAGLTTDDLRLLDGCLRDELTGAHACVDPTPKIEVFEQRLALLQDRINDLVGVRDQLLDRLSDLRAQPNGPARTPDRPAQPRSLSARPDLPARPACQGAPDAEPAAAA, encoded by the coding sequence ATGCGCATCGGGGAACTCGCCCGCCTCACCGGCGTCACCACCCGGGCGCTGCGCTACTACGAGGAGCAGGGCCTGCTCCGCCCGGAACGGTCCACCAACGGCTATCGCAGCTACGGGGAGAGCGCCGTGCGGGTCGTGGCCAACATCCGGCTTCTGCTGGCCGCCGGCCTGACGACCGACGATCTGCGGCTGCTCGACGGCTGTCTGCGCGACGAGTTGACCGGCGCGCACGCCTGCGTCGACCCCACCCCCAAGATCGAGGTCTTCGAGCAGCGGCTCGCCCTGCTCCAGGACCGCATCAACGACCTGGTCGGGGTCCGCGACCAACTCCTGGACCGGCTGTCCGACCTCCGCGCCCAGCCGAACGGGCCTGCCCGGACACCGGACCGGCCAGCCCAGCCGCGGAGCCTGTCCGCGCGGCCGGACCTGCCCGCGCGGCCGGCCTGTCAGGGTGCCCCGGACGCCGAGCCTGCCGCCGCGGCCTGA
- a CDS encoding nitroreductase/quinone reductase family protein, which produces MDTTSSTHTTSSRAATNSTVVTGSGVDGRPVVDAPAVRAPDPRASGDNAGGNAFNRRVIAEFRANGGVVGGPFAGRRLLLLTTTGARSGLPRTTPACYLAEADGRLAVFPSNGGAATPPAWYRNLTAHPEVTVEVGTRVYRALATEAEGTTRDRLWDRQVAADPQFAAFQERAGRPIPVVVLTPLGDLA; this is translated from the coding sequence ATGGACACGACCAGCAGCACCCATACGACCAGTAGCAGGGCAGCGACCAACAGCACCGTAGTGACCGGCAGCGGGGTGGACGGGCGTCCCGTCGTCGATGCCCCCGCCGTCCGCGCTCCCGACCCTCGTGCCAGTGGGGACAACGCGGGCGGGAACGCCTTCAACCGCCGTGTCATCGCGGAGTTCCGGGCCAACGGGGGCGTCGTCGGCGGCCCGTTCGCGGGTCGGCGCTTGCTGCTCCTGACCACCACGGGGGCCAGGTCGGGCCTGCCGCGCACCACGCCCGCCTGCTATCTGGCCGAAGCCGACGGCCGGCTCGCCGTCTTCCCCTCCAACGGGGGCGCGGCCACCCCGCCCGCCTGGTACCGCAACCTCACGGCGCACCCCGAGGTCACCGTGGAGGTCGGCACCCGTGTCTACCGGGCCCTCGCCACGGAGGCCGAGGGGACGACGCGGGACCGTCTGTGGGACCGGCAGGTCGCGGCCGATCCGCAGTTCGCCGCCTTCCAGGAGCGCGCCGGACGGCCCATCCCGGTGGTCGTCCTCACCCCGCTCGGCGACCTGGCTTGA
- a CDS encoding GNAT family N-acetyltransferase encodes MDTFLTTDRLALRPFADTEADLDLVVELDSDPEVMRYITGGRPMTRDEIRAESFARMLPGGFWATHLRTTGEFLGWHCLRPLTDSPAGSADLGYRLRRTAWGEGIATEGARALIEKGFGELGLDRITANTMSVNAGSRRVMEKCGLSYVRTYFEEWPYRVEGDEEGDVEYALTREEWLTLR; translated from the coding sequence ATGGACACCTTCCTGACGACCGACCGCCTGGCCCTCCGGCCGTTCGCCGACACCGAGGCCGACCTCGACCTGGTGGTGGAACTCGACAGCGACCCGGAGGTGATGCGGTACATCACCGGCGGCCGCCCGATGACCCGGGACGAGATCCGCGCCGAGTCCTTCGCGCGGATGCTGCCGGGCGGCTTCTGGGCCACGCATCTGCGCACGACCGGGGAGTTCCTCGGCTGGCACTGCCTCCGCCCGCTGACGGACAGCCCGGCGGGCTCGGCCGATCTGGGGTACCGCCTGCGCAGGACGGCCTGGGGCGAGGGGATCGCCACCGAAGGAGCCCGCGCCCTCATCGAGAAGGGTTTCGGGGAGCTGGGCCTCGACCGGATCACCGCGAACACCATGTCCGTGAACGCGGGTTCCCGTCGAGTGATGGAGAAGTGCGGACTCTCCTACGTCCGCACCTACTTCGAGGAGTGGCCCTACCGGGTCGAGGGCGACGAGGAGGGCGATGTGGAGTACGCGCTGACCCGCGAGGAGTGGCTGACGCTCCGTTAG